The Candidatus Protochlamydia phocaeensis genome contains a region encoding:
- a CDS encoding phosphatase PAP2 family protein, with product MLHAIELEFIHFIHQFRQAWSDQLFKWLNVFDRPEFFFFLIPILWLGQGWRTGLRLFYILLLSSLFNQTLKEFFQSPRPFHLDPHVGIIQVGGFGFPSGAAQTVMLLSGILLNTAKSNWKWLIAATYIILVSFSRVYLGVHFPSDILAGWLVGVGLWAAYTYLGPLIERQLEVLQPISLLLLSQTAPIVLFILHPSLSSFHICSVAMGLGLGAWIAYSRQLFLSPPASAKEYTLRAVIGVASTFACEAAISLSFPSQPVTALLFRFFLLGFWVSLVNPIFCLKLLPSRFFVKSR from the coding sequence ATGCTTCATGCGATTGAATTGGAATTCATCCATTTTATTCATCAGTTTAGACAAGCTTGGTCCGATCAATTGTTTAAGTGGCTGAACGTCTTCGACCGTCCAGAATTTTTCTTCTTCCTCATTCCCATTCTTTGGTTGGGACAAGGCTGGAGAACAGGGCTTCGCCTCTTTTATATTTTGCTTCTTAGTAGCCTCTTCAATCAAACCTTAAAAGAATTTTTCCAATCCCCGCGCCCTTTCCATCTTGATCCGCATGTCGGCATTATTCAAGTCGGCGGGTTTGGCTTTCCAAGCGGAGCCGCTCAGACCGTCATGCTTCTATCCGGAATTTTGTTAAATACAGCGAAAAGCAACTGGAAATGGCTGATTGCCGCAACCTATATCATCCTTGTCTCCTTTTCGCGCGTGTATTTAGGCGTGCACTTTCCCAGTGATATTTTGGCAGGCTGGCTAGTTGGAGTAGGCTTGTGGGCAGCTTACACTTATTTGGGTCCTCTTATTGAAAGGCAACTTGAAGTCCTTCAGCCCATTTCTCTGCTTCTATTAAGCCAAACCGCTCCCATCGTCCTTTTTATCCTGCATCCTTCCCTTTCTTCCTTTCACATTTGCAGTGTCGCAATGGGCCTTGGCCTTGGCGCATGGATAGCCTATTCTCGCCAACTTTTTTTATCGCCTCCTGCAAGCGCTAAAGAATATACTTTAAGAGCAGTGATTGGAGTAGCAAGCACGTTCGCTTGTGAGGCAGCCATATCCTTATCGTTCCCCTCACAGCCCGTGACGGCTTTATTATTCCGCTTTTTCTTGCTAGGTTTTTGGGTTTCTCTGGTAAATCCTATTTTTTGCCTGAAGCTTCTTCCCTCACGCTTCTTCGTAAAATCAAGATGA
- a CDS encoding acyl-CoA thioester hydrolase/BAAT C-terminal domain-containing protein, whose translation MWPLSFFLPPSQDPLPVIITLSGSNGGLGENRAQLLASHGFAVLALGYFGAPGLPNKLENIDLAFFEKALNWLKQRSDVQGDRVGIYGISRGAELALLLGSLFSDRIQAIVATVPSAVIFGGGLGNRPSHAWIYEGKPVGITAPIPKIELSHGQGLVPEDPIVTTPDFLKSMHDYPDAYQAAEIPVENIEAALMLISGGDDQMWPSSIFAGKVMQRLDEKGSAIERVHLSYPLAGHQISLPFLPSESVYYHPHGKLWFAMGGTPEQDDLASRDSWVKIIHFFHAHL comes from the coding sequence TTGTGGCCTCTTTCTTTCTTTCTTCCCCCTTCTCAAGATCCGCTTCCGGTCATTATTACTCTTAGCGGATCGAATGGCGGTTTAGGGGAAAATCGCGCCCAGTTACTCGCTTCGCATGGATTTGCCGTTCTTGCCCTTGGTTATTTTGGAGCGCCGGGCTTGCCGAACAAACTAGAAAATATCGATCTTGCCTTTTTTGAAAAGGCTTTGAATTGGCTTAAACAGAGAAGCGATGTGCAAGGAGATCGAGTAGGGATCTATGGAATTTCAAGAGGCGCTGAGCTAGCCCTTCTTTTGGGTAGCTTATTTTCCGATAGGATTCAGGCCATTGTCGCCACTGTTCCGAGCGCAGTGATATTTGGAGGCGGATTAGGAAATAGACCAAGTCATGCATGGATTTATGAAGGCAAGCCTGTTGGAATAACGGCGCCTATACCAAAAATAGAGCTAAGCCACGGGCAAGGATTAGTTCCAGAGGATCCGATTGTAACGACTCCTGATTTTTTAAAAAGTATGCATGATTATCCGGATGCCTATCAAGCAGCTGAAATTCCGGTCGAGAATATCGAAGCGGCTCTAATGCTCATTTCCGGGGGAGATGATCAGATGTGGCCTTCTTCTATTTTTGCCGGGAAAGTCATGCAACGCTTGGATGAGAAAGGTTCCGCCATTGAACGCGTTCATTTAAGTTATCCATTGGCCGGCCACCAAATCAGTCTTCCTTTTTTACCGTCAGAATCCGTCTATTATCATCCGCATGGCAAGCTTTGGTTTGCGATGGGAGGAACACCTGAGCAAGATGACTTGGCAAGCCGCGATTCTTGGGTGAAAATCATTCATTTTTTTCATGCACATTTATGA
- a CDS encoding acyl-CoA thioesterase/BAAT N-terminal domain-containing protein: MIHSLCRYVCALLPCLLGVSLFVHSSDTRLPHACTQLMISSPVSLADEPVWIEVRGLAPFQIAEIQAETVDNKGEKWLSWALFEANEKGVISLSKAEPIAGTYVHADSMGLFWSMKPVSSPFDSFKMKGDWDVDLKVWVNGQITAQQSIKRLRKLPAVQKIEVREEGLVASFFLSSPFSRSASGHYYS; the protein is encoded by the coding sequence ATGATTCATTCACTTTGTCGTTATGTTTGTGCCCTTTTGCCCTGTCTGCTAGGCGTTAGTCTATTTGTCCATTCTTCAGACACTCGCCTCCCTCATGCCTGCACACAGCTGATGATCTCTTCCCCTGTGTCTTTGGCCGATGAACCGGTATGGATAGAAGTAAGGGGATTAGCTCCTTTTCAAATCGCTGAAATACAAGCGGAAACAGTGGATAATAAAGGAGAGAAGTGGCTTTCATGGGCGTTGTTTGAAGCAAATGAAAAGGGAGTCATTTCTTTGAGTAAGGCAGAGCCGATTGCTGGAACCTATGTCCATGCTGATTCCATGGGACTCTTTTGGTCCATGAAGCCTGTCTCTAGTCCTTTTGATTCTTTTAAGATGAAAGGCGATTGGGACGTTGATTTAAAGGTATGGGTAAATGGCCAAATAACGGCTCAGCAAAGCATTAAGCGTCTGCGCAAATTACCCGCTGTCCAAAAAATTGAGGTAAGAGAGGAGGGGCTTGTGGCCTCTTTCTTTCTTTCTTCCCCCTTCTCAAGATCCGCTTCCGGTCATTATTACTCTTAG
- a CDS encoding GNAT family N-acetyltransferase has translation MSETKLESILTFAYMMENQKPLLIKWLAQDHIREWLHGKGLQNTLNDLDQFFAGSSLCKHWIAYSNGIPFGYLITSEVQKDSAEDADLAQWCQEEGRAITLDLFICDKRFLGKKLAVPMIQSFLLNHFSGVAEVLIDPEATNARAIHVYEKAGFKIIGEFTAAWHPVRHYKMRLSMKELALKSLELFKV, from the coding sequence ATGTCGGAAACAAAACTGGAGTCCATTCTCACCTTTGCATACATGATGGAAAACCAAAAGCCTTTATTGATCAAGTGGCTGGCGCAAGACCACATTCGGGAATGGCTACATGGAAAAGGACTGCAAAATACCTTAAATGACTTAGATCAATTCTTCGCCGGCTCTTCCCTTTGCAAGCACTGGATTGCTTACAGCAATGGCATTCCTTTTGGTTATCTCATCACTTCGGAAGTTCAGAAGGACTCGGCTGAGGATGCCGATCTTGCACAATGGTGCCAAGAAGAGGGGCGTGCCATTACTTTAGACCTCTTTATTTGCGATAAGCGATTTCTAGGAAAAAAGCTTGCTGTTCCCATGATCCAATCCTTTCTATTGAATCACTTCTCAGGCGTGGCTGAAGTTCTTATCGATCCGGAAGCGACAAATGCGCGGGCCATCCATGTCTATGAAAAAGCGGGATTCAAAATAATCGGCGAGTTCACTGCAGCCTGGCATCCCGTACGCCATTATAAAATGCGCTTAAGCATGAAAGAGTTAGCTCTAAAAAGTCTTGAATTGTTTAAGGTTTAG
- a CDS encoding nucleotidyltransferase domain-containing protein produces MNCLPQNKQLLVSQMLASLADIEGIEAIALGGSYARGVATDASDIDLGIYYSEASPPSIDQIRNLARTFDSTPHLIVTNFYEWGQWVNGGAWLNTSCGEVDWLYRNLDQVEKVIEEAMQGKFAWDFRQQPPHGFFSVSYLADLRQNIILYDPKGKLAWAKQAIQAYPQPLKKALVQGHLWSIEFTSFNAKKFLKRNCLYGTVGCINRMIAELTQVLFALNEIYFATDKDILSLIDTFAIKPRDYSQRIHSILCCPGKDQALAVSLKQLQEIIQETMALAHPLYTSKYAIE; encoded by the coding sequence ATGAACTGCCTCCCCCAAAATAAACAACTGCTTGTCTCGCAAATGCTCGCTTCTTTAGCTGATATTGAAGGTATCGAAGCAATTGCATTGGGCGGATCATACGCCCGCGGAGTTGCAACAGACGCTTCGGACATTGATTTGGGAATTTATTATTCAGAGGCATCACCGCCTTCGATCGATCAGATCCGCAACCTTGCCCGGACATTTGATTCTACACCTCACTTGATTGTCACCAATTTTTACGAATGGGGACAGTGGGTGAATGGAGGCGCTTGGCTAAATACCTCCTGCGGAGAAGTGGATTGGCTATACCGTAATCTAGATCAAGTCGAAAAGGTGATAGAAGAAGCCATGCAAGGAAAATTTGCTTGGGATTTTAGGCAGCAGCCTCCCCATGGGTTCTTCAGCGTGTCATATTTGGCCGATTTGCGCCAGAATATTATTTTATACGATCCTAAAGGCAAATTAGCGTGGGCTAAGCAAGCCATTCAAGCCTATCCGCAGCCATTGAAAAAAGCCCTTGTGCAAGGGCATTTATGGAGCATTGAGTTTACCTCTTTCAATGCAAAAAAATTCTTAAAGCGCAATTGTCTCTATGGAACGGTGGGTTGCATCAATCGGATGATTGCAGAATTGACGCAAGTACTATTCGCTTTGAATGAGATCTACTTTGCTACCGACAAAGACATTTTAAGTCTAATCGATACTTTTGCTATAAAGCCAAGGGACTATTCCCAACGCATTCATTCCATCCTCTGTTGCCCTGGGAAAGATCAGGCCTTGGCAGTTTCGTTGAAACAGCTGCAAGAGATCATTCAAGAAACAATGGCGCTTGCCCATCCGCTTTATACTTCCAAATATGCCATAGAATAA
- a CDS encoding phosphotransferase family protein gives MEIERSIQPILLEASELASLASKAFPAGSHFERWELLNGGAQNTHYKFVMNEQAFVLRLYARERELCKMEQALHALVEKTVPTAKLIYADANHHPWAYAIFTFVDGIPLYRVNKEFKAPLSYELGKALACIHSFRFPQAGFFEEELKIGHIFEEGSSPYFEESVRVLSYAGQAREQLGEKLSDDILSFMRHNQSSFPIVRGNSCLTHADFKPVNLFYGANGKIIVLDWEFAHAGIGILDFAILLRHRHQFPLDLQALKEGYTQNGGVLPNDWLRLALITDFVNMLTMMDSPPGHPKLFRELRTSFEMTMRHWDCLDHLFLGHDVN, from the coding sequence ATGGAAATTGAGCGGAGCATCCAACCTATCTTATTAGAAGCCAGCGAGCTGGCTTCATTAGCTTCAAAGGCTTTTCCTGCCGGGTCTCATTTTGAACGCTGGGAGCTGTTAAACGGAGGCGCGCAGAATACCCATTACAAGTTTGTAATGAATGAGCAGGCATTTGTTTTAAGGCTTTATGCGAGAGAGCGTGAGCTTTGCAAAATGGAACAAGCCTTGCATGCATTAGTTGAAAAGACTGTGCCGACTGCCAAGCTCATTTATGCAGATGCCAATCATCATCCATGGGCTTATGCGATTTTTACGTTTGTGGATGGCATTCCTCTTTACAGAGTAAATAAGGAGTTTAAAGCTCCTCTCTCTTATGAATTAGGCAAAGCCTTGGCATGCATTCATTCCTTTCGCTTCCCGCAAGCCGGATTTTTTGAAGAAGAATTGAAGATCGGGCATATATTTGAAGAGGGCTCTTCTCCTTATTTTGAAGAATCCGTCCGCGTGCTGTCCTATGCAGGCCAGGCAAGAGAGCAGCTAGGGGAAAAATTGAGCGATGACATCCTTTCCTTTATGCGGCATAACCAATCGAGTTTCCCCATCGTCCGTGGCAATAGCTGTTTGACGCATGCGGATTTCAAGCCGGTCAATTTATTCTATGGGGCAAATGGCAAAATCATTGTGCTGGACTGGGAATTTGCGCATGCCGGAATAGGGATCTTGGATTTTGCCATTCTCTTGCGCCATCGCCATCAGTTTCCCTTGGACTTGCAAGCGTTGAAGGAAGGGTATACGCAAAATGGCGGAGTGCTTCCCAATGACTGGCTTCGCTTAGCCCTGATCACCGATTTTGTCAATATGCTGACCATGATGGATAGCCCGCCCGGGCATCCCAAGCTATTTAGAGAACTAAGGACTAGCTTTGAAATGACAATGAGGCACTGGGACTGTCTTGACCATCTTTTTCTAGGACATGACGTTAATTAG
- a CDS encoding class I SAM-dependent methyltransferase, whose protein sequence is MLKKVLFALSICHFCTSASLSADDTYWDARLVRSYVHHSEMQRRWAMAFLAPHLRQLRGDESILDIGCGDGKITADVSKFIPQGQILGIDPSLPMLDWAHKQYGSLEYPNLSFQEGGFLEPNLAESFDLIISNCALQHCADQSHAFKSMSGLLKPGGKVLIMIPAIDNPAWKQARKIMQSSPKWAAYWQSIPPRKFLTVEEYADLLKGANFLPQRIEKVSTQDSFIDREELLSFLLGTFTPAVPPEMAREFYNGMIEEYLRLLPEAMNAEGVIEMRYGRIEIEAIKQ, encoded by the coding sequence ATGCTTAAAAAGGTTCTATTCGCTCTGTCTATCTGCCATTTTTGCACGTCAGCCTCTCTTTCAGCCGATGACACGTATTGGGATGCCCGGCTTGTCCGCTCCTATGTCCATCACTCTGAAATGCAGCGAAGATGGGCCATGGCGTTTTTAGCTCCCCATTTGCGCCAGCTAAGGGGGGATGAGTCCATTTTGGATATTGGATGCGGCGATGGCAAAATCACAGCAGATGTCTCCAAGTTTATTCCTCAAGGCCAAATTCTAGGCATCGATCCGTCCTTGCCCATGCTCGATTGGGCGCATAAGCAGTATGGCTCTTTAGAATATCCAAACCTATCCTTCCAAGAAGGGGGATTTTTAGAGCCAAACCTTGCCGAATCCTTTGACTTAATCATCTCTAATTGCGCTCTGCAGCATTGTGCTGATCAATCCCACGCCTTTAAGAGTATGTCCGGCTTGTTAAAACCAGGCGGAAAAGTTTTAATCATGATTCCTGCCATTGACAATCCAGCCTGGAAGCAGGCACGGAAAATTATGCAGTCTTCCCCCAAATGGGCCGCCTATTGGCAATCAATCCCTCCTAGAAAATTTCTAACGGTTGAAGAGTATGCAGATTTGCTCAAAGGAGCGAATTTTTTGCCGCAGCGAATAGAAAAAGTTTCAACGCAAGATTCTTTTATTGACCGCGAAGAGCTGTTAAGCTTCCTATTGGGAACTTTCACGCCTGCCGTTCCGCCTGAAATGGCCAGAGAATTTTATAATGGGATGATCGAAGAATACCTACGCTTGCTTCCTGAAGCCATGAATGCCGAAGGCGTAATTGAAATGCGGTATGGACGCATTGAAATCGAAGCCATTAAACAATAA
- a CDS encoding TM0106 family RecB-like putative nuclease: MRKYKNHLLLSANDLIAFIECHHKTFLDLQHLGESQPKQEEDEHTRLIRKKGLEHEANYLQWLKDKGCTIIEIPTEASVSLHDREQMTVKAMQSGADYIYQAALHQGCWHGYADLLKRVEHPSQLGSFSYEVIDTKLSKRPEPKHILQLCVYSDLLSHYQGMPPRAFSLVLGNGQTLDFLFKDFAYYYATLKQKFEHHLSSPLTESHPTPCPICTFCDWTKRCEDAWEKADHLSRVANIQNSQIAKLEAHGIRTLEALSYTSAAFSIPNLNQQVFDRLKSQAKLQRIKRESGKNEIEMLPLTDDKGFARLPAPDPGDLFFDMEGTPYATDGLEYLFGFYYFENEKPLFKPFWAHNEEEEKKAFEDVMDFLMGHLSKHPHAHIYHYNHYEDTAIKRLAAKYGTKEDKVDQLLRLGKLVDLYKVVRGAIRVSESSYSIKNLETFYMEKRESDVANAKDSLVYYEQWCELKNEALLEMIGKYNEYDCRSTYLLREWLLSLRPSGLPWFAIKAKEESESQENSAKKVEREQEKQAIQETRLYREKALLEGAHEEDKPLRELTAQLLSFHKRESKPKWWALYDRQTKDSEELIEDTECIAGLTLDTEMPPYKDKRSTVYTYTFPPQEFKLKKGDKCCLVSTLEGSYEIVSLNEEQGKIGLKSKSDALPPFSAITIQPSVNNKKLEEAIGRFADSIIEQTFRYSAIEHFLRRRAPALQNYALHAPLYDGSLTSIAKAVKSLNNSYLFIQGPPGAGKTYTSSTIIIELLRLGKRIGVASNSHKAIHNLLEGIEKAAKKEGLLFFGQKKSDSNKQETWFEGEMIQDIFDNKSLDPQANLLAGTAWLFAEEALDQALDYLFIDEAGQVTLANFIAMGTCAKNIVLIGDQMQLGQPIQGTHPGSSGMSTLEYLLQGESVIAADKGIFLDTTWRMHDKVCRFISDAVYEGRLQAQNKNQTQSLILSQTAHPSLVANGIKFIPIEHTGRSQKSEEEGALIREIISDLLKQNYRCREGNVRPLTLENILVITPYNIQLNYLKTILPQGTRVGTVDKFQGQEAEVVLFSMVTSGADELPRDIEFLFSKNRLNVAISRARTLALIIANPRLLEIPCSTVDQIRLVNTLCWAREYAS, from the coding sequence ATGAGAAAATATAAGAATCATCTCTTGCTATCCGCAAACGATCTCATTGCTTTTATTGAATGCCATCATAAGACTTTTCTCGACCTGCAACATCTTGGCGAATCACAACCAAAACAAGAAGAGGACGAGCATACGCGCTTGATCAGGAAAAAAGGATTGGAGCACGAAGCGAATTATTTACAATGGCTGAAAGACAAGGGCTGTACAATTATTGAAATTCCGACAGAGGCAAGCGTTTCTCTGCATGATCGGGAACAAATGACCGTCAAGGCCATGCAGAGCGGGGCCGACTATATCTACCAGGCCGCCTTGCATCAAGGCTGTTGGCATGGCTATGCGGATTTATTGAAGCGCGTAGAGCACCCTTCTCAGTTGGGATCATTCAGCTATGAAGTGATTGATACCAAATTAAGTAAACGGCCCGAACCCAAGCATATTCTACAACTTTGCGTTTACTCGGACTTGCTATCTCACTACCAGGGCATGCCTCCTCGGGCTTTCTCCTTAGTGTTGGGAAATGGACAAACGCTCGACTTCTTATTTAAAGATTTCGCTTATTACTATGCCACGCTCAAACAAAAATTCGAACATCATCTTTCCTCCCCGCTTACTGAGTCGCATCCTACTCCATGCCCGATCTGTACATTTTGTGATTGGACCAAACGATGTGAAGACGCCTGGGAAAAAGCCGATCACTTAAGCCGCGTGGCCAATATTCAAAACTCGCAAATTGCCAAGCTCGAAGCGCATGGCATTCGCACACTTGAAGCCTTGTCCTATACAAGCGCCGCTTTTTCCATCCCCAACTTAAACCAACAAGTGTTTGACCGCCTCAAATCTCAAGCCAAGCTGCAGCGGATCAAGCGGGAATCCGGCAAAAACGAAATAGAAATGCTCCCGCTTACAGACGATAAAGGATTCGCCCGCCTGCCCGCTCCCGATCCCGGCGATCTGTTCTTCGATATGGAAGGCACTCCCTATGCGACAGATGGGCTAGAATATCTCTTTGGCTTTTATTATTTTGAAAATGAAAAACCGCTTTTTAAGCCTTTTTGGGCCCATAATGAAGAAGAAGAGAAAAAAGCTTTCGAAGATGTGATGGACTTTCTCATGGGACATCTCAGCAAGCATCCGCACGCGCATATCTACCATTACAACCATTATGAAGATACTGCCATTAAGCGCTTAGCGGCCAAGTATGGCACGAAAGAGGACAAAGTCGATCAGCTGCTTCGCCTGGGAAAGCTTGTCGATCTCTATAAAGTCGTTCGCGGAGCCATTAGAGTCTCAGAATCCAGCTATTCCATCAAGAACCTGGAAACGTTTTACATGGAAAAAAGAGAGAGCGATGTCGCCAATGCCAAAGACAGCCTTGTCTACTATGAGCAATGGTGCGAGTTAAAAAATGAGGCGCTGCTCGAAATGATCGGCAAATACAACGAATACGATTGCCGCTCCACTTATTTATTGCGCGAATGGCTCCTTAGCTTGCGCCCAAGCGGTTTGCCTTGGTTCGCCATAAAGGCTAAAGAAGAGAGCGAGAGCCAGGAGAATAGCGCAAAAAAAGTTGAGCGCGAGCAAGAAAAGCAAGCGATACAAGAGACAAGGCTTTATCGAGAAAAAGCCCTTTTAGAGGGAGCCCATGAGGAAGACAAGCCATTGAGGGAACTGACCGCCCAGCTTTTATCTTTTCACAAGCGGGAGAGCAAGCCCAAGTGGTGGGCCCTGTACGACCGGCAAACAAAAGACAGCGAAGAGCTCATTGAAGACACCGAATGCATAGCAGGGCTGACGCTCGATACTGAAATGCCGCCCTATAAAGACAAGCGCTCAACTGTGTACACCTATACATTTCCTCCTCAAGAATTTAAACTGAAAAAAGGAGATAAATGCTGCCTGGTTAGCACGCTAGAGGGAAGCTATGAAATTGTAAGCTTAAATGAGGAGCAAGGAAAGATCGGCCTAAAAAGCAAAAGCGATGCGCTGCCTCCCTTTTCTGCCATTACAATTCAACCAAGCGTTAATAATAAGAAACTAGAAGAAGCCATCGGACGCTTTGCCGATTCCATTATTGAACAGACCTTTCGCTACAGCGCAATCGAGCATTTTTTGAGAAGGAGAGCGCCTGCTTTGCAAAACTATGCGCTCCATGCGCCTCTTTACGATGGCTCGCTAACATCCATTGCCAAAGCCGTCAAAAGCTTAAATAATAGTTATTTATTCATTCAAGGCCCCCCAGGAGCCGGAAAGACCTATACATCTTCTACGATTATTATTGAGCTTCTCCGCCTGGGAAAACGCATCGGAGTCGCATCCAATTCACACAAAGCGATCCATAACCTTTTGGAAGGCATCGAAAAAGCAGCTAAAAAGGAAGGCCTTCTATTCTTTGGACAAAAGAAATCGGACTCGAACAAACAGGAAACCTGGTTTGAAGGAGAAATGATCCAGGATATCTTTGATAATAAAAGCCTCGATCCCCAGGCCAATCTACTTGCGGGAACCGCTTGGCTATTTGCCGAAGAGGCGCTTGATCAAGCCCTGGACTACTTATTTATCGATGAAGCCGGCCAAGTCACTTTAGCTAATTTTATTGCCATGGGCACCTGCGCTAAAAATATTGTCCTGATCGGCGATCAGATGCAATTAGGACAGCCCATCCAAGGCACCCATCCCGGCTCGTCCGGTATGTCTACTTTAGAATACCTTTTGCAAGGCGAATCCGTCATCGCTGCCGACAAAGGCATTTTTCTCGACACCACTTGGCGCATGCATGACAAGGTCTGCCGTTTTATTTCCGATGCCGTCTATGAAGGCCGTTTGCAGGCGCAAAATAAGAATCAGACCCAATCGCTTATCCTCTCGCAAACCGCTCACCCCAGCCTAGTCGCCAATGGCATCAAATTCATTCCTATCGAACACACGGGGCGCAGCCAGAAAAGCGAGGAGGAAGGGGCTCTAATCCGTGAAATCATCAGCGACCTTCTCAAGCAAAACTATCGCTGCCGCGAAGGGAATGTGAGGCCGTTAACGTTGGAAAATATCCTGGTGATTACACCCTATAACATTCAACTGAACTATTTGAAGACTATCCTGCCTCAAGGCACACGGGTGGGAACGGTGGATAAATTCCAAGGGCAAGAAGCCGAAGTGGTTTTATTTTCCATGGTGACGTCAGGAGCGGATGAGCTGCCGCGCGACATTGAATTTCTCTTCAGCAAAAATCGCTTGAATGTGGCCATCTCGCGCGCACGCACGCTGGCCCTTATCATCGCCAATCCCCGCCTGCTAGAGATTCCTTGCAGCACCGTTGATCAAATCCGCCTGGTCAATACGCTCTGCTGGGCAAGGGAATATGCGTCCTAA
- a CDS encoding GNAT family N-acetyltransferase, with the protein MSFRIQPFEPSYQHEVIDLIERIQVGEFSIPIEEGQRKELQSISTAFQKDKGNYWIALFNEKVIGTIAVIDIGHHAFELRDVFLDRDYRGPITGFAKKLLDTVVDWSKAQDVHTIYLGTTFAFRAAHRFYEKHGFYEIARKDMPPYCQPMDCDEKFYRLDLKNS; encoded by the coding sequence ATGTCTTTTAGAATTCAGCCTTTTGAGCCAAGCTATCAACATGAAGTGATTGATTTAATTGAACGCATCCAAGTAGGGGAGTTCAGCATTCCCATTGAGGAAGGGCAGCGCAAGGAATTGCAATCCATTTCGACTGCTTTCCAAAAAGATAAAGGAAATTACTGGATTGCTCTTTTCAATGAAAAGGTAATAGGTACGATTGCCGTGATCGATATTGGCCATCATGCCTTCGAGTTAAGGGATGTATTCCTTGATAGAGACTACCGCGGACCCATTACTGGATTTGCCAAGAAGCTCTTGGATACAGTTGTTGATTGGTCCAAAGCGCAAGATGTGCATACCATTTATTTGGGCACAACGTTTGCTTTTCGGGCTGCGCATCGTTTTTATGAAAAGCATGGCTTTTATGAAATCGCAAGAAAAGACATGCCGCCTTATTGCCAGCCGATGGACTGCGACGAGAAATTCTACCGGCTTGATTTGAAGAACAGTTAG